The DNA segment GGCAATGGCTAAGAACCCAACTCCTGCCGCGGCTGCGGCGGAAGAAACCGCCGCAGCGTCCGATGCCCCGGCGCCCAAGGCGAAGCCGACCACGGCCGGTCCGGCGCCGGCTCCCGTAGCCGATGAAGCGCCGCTTGTCTCCCTTGAGGAAGCCGCAGCAGCGATCTCGCAGGGCATCCGCTCTGCAACGCTCGTCTCTGCCTTCCACGCCGAAGAGAAGGCCGCGGGACGCCTCCGCGACACGGAAGCCGCCTATCGCGCCCGGTTCGTCGGCTTCCGGCGTCGCCCGACCGCCTGATCGCCTGATCGCAACTCTGAACGCAGGAGCGCAACTCCGTGGCTTCCAGTGTCTTTTTCAACGGCATTCTGCACTATACGCCGGGCACGTTCTCCCAGGTCAATGACGAGGACATGTCGCCGCGGAACCCCGCGGTTGGCAATGACATGGTCATTGTCGGCCGCGCCGATGGCGGCCAGCCGAACGTGCCCATCCGGGTCCAGTCCCCCGAGGACGCCAAGCGCAAGGTGCGCGGTGGCGAATTGCTGGTTGCCGCCCGCAAGGCGTTCGGCCCCAGCTCTGCCACGGGCGGGCCGCGCACCCTGACGCTGATCCGCGTCGGTCAGGCGACCCGTTCCAGCCTGACCCTCAAGGATGGCTCGGCGGCCGATTCCATCGTGCTGCGCTCGAAGCTCTATGGCATCCCGGCCAACACCATTCGCGCGAAGGTCGAGGCCGGCACCCTGCGCGGCAAGAAGATCACCGTGCAGGCCGGCAACGAATACAGCGTTGGCGACAACCTCGCGCGGAACGCCTTCAGCGTCCACTACACCGGCGCTGATGCGGTGGCGAACATCACTGTGGCGGGCGCGAACGTTGTCCTCAAGTCGGGCGCCGACGCCGGCACGGCCGCGGTCCGCGCGACGATCGCCTTCGAGGACTTCCCGACCATTCAGGAGGTCTGCGACCGCATCAACGCCGTCGCCGGCTTCTCCGCAACGCCTGCTTCCGGCTCCGAGCTGCTTCGCGCGGCGTCCGCCCTGGACTTCGTGACCGCCCAGGACGTGAAAACCGCCTCGTTCACCGTCAAGGGGGACTTGCAGGCCGTGGTGGACTGGCTGAACAGCCCGGCCTCCGGCCTTGCGATTGGCGAGCGCGCCACCGGCGCCGGTTCGCCGCCGGCAAACGTCGCCTGGACCTTCCTCACCGGCGCGGCTGATCCGGCCGTGACGAACGAGGACTGGTCAACCGCCATCGACGCCTGCGAGCGGCTGGACATCCAGCACATCGTCCCGCTCTCCGCCGACTCGGCGGTTCACGCGATGGTGGATGCGCATTGCATCTTCATGAGCGATGCGGGGCAGCGCGAGCGGCGCGCGCGTGTTGGCGGCCCGGCCGGGACCGATATGGAAGAGGCCAAGTCGCTCGCGGCCGCGATCGGCTCCGACCGGACCTCTTTCTGCTGGCCGGCGCACTATGACTTCGACAACCGCGGCAACCGGGTGGTGCTGCCGGGCTACATGACCGCTGTTCTTTTGGCGGCGATGGCGGCCGGCGTAAACCCGGGCACGAGCCTGACCAACAAGCCGGTCCGTGTCGGCGGGCTTGAGTTCGAGGCGCGCAACCCCGTCGATACTGACGAGCTGATCCGGTTCGGCATCTGCGTCGTGGAGAACGCGGGGGAGGACGGGTTCAAGGTCGTGCGCGACATCTCGACGTGGCTGTCCGACGACAATTACAACCGCGTCGAGAACTCCTGCGGCTCTGCGGTCGATTATGTTGCCCGCAGCGTGCGCAAAGCCCTCGATGTGCTGCGCGGTCAGAAGGCCAGCCCGTCTCTCATGTCGCGCGGGCTGTCCATCACGCGGACGGTGCTGGACTATCTCGCCAAAGAGGAGCCGGCCGGCCCTGGCATCCTTGTTGGCGACACGAAAAGCCCAGCTTACAAAAACCTTGCTGCAAGCATCAACGGTGACGTGACGGGCATCACCTTCCAATGCTCGCCCGTTATTCCGAATAACTTCACCACCGTTGGTATCTCCGTGACGCCCTACAGCGGCACGGCGACCCTGACTTAACAGCACCGCAACCGCACAGGCGGGCGCGGTGGGCAGCCGCGCTCCGCAGAGGAGCATAGAGTATGCCTCGCGAGAATCATCAAACGTTCAGCGGCAACCGCATTGAGGTCCGCGTGGACGACAGGGTTATCGGCCTGATCCAGTCCGTTCGCCTGTCGGACAACTATGGCCTTGAAGATGCTTCTGGAATCGGCGACATCCATGTCGTGGAGCATGTCCCTTCCAAGGCCGTGCATTCCGTCAGTATCTCTAATATGGCGCTTGTCAGGCAAAATCTTCGCTCCGAACTCGCGCAGATGAACGAGAACGGCGAAGCCGTGATGCGGGCGCTGATCTTTGACATCGTCATTCTGTCCAAGGGCGGTCCCGGCCCCCGGGCGATCGGCGCCGGCGAAATCCTGCGCGAGATCATCGGCTGCTCGTTCGACAGCGGCGACGTGGACATCACGGCGCACCGGATCACGATGCAATCCGGTCAGTTCCGCGCCCTGGATGTGCGCGGTCAGGGCCTTTAATCCCCCTGCGGTTGCGACGCCTGGGTAAGCTGGCGCCGCTCCCAGCATAGCGCGCGTCAGGTCGTGACGAAAAAGCTCGTCCCTCTCACAAGGGACGGGCTTTCCCATGCAAGCCGCAGAGCGCACCTATCCGGTCGATGTCCCAGGCGTCGGCCATTTCGTATTCCGCAAGCGTCTGATCCGCGATCAGATCCGCATCCAGGCCGAGGCCGTGCGGATCACAGGCGGGCCGACCGACGATCCGGACCTGAAAGACATCAGCCTTGCGATGGCGACGCTGATCGTCCTGATTAAAGAGGCTCCCGCCGGCTGGAACGTGGAATACCTTGATCCTCTGGACAGGGACGTGTCTGCGGAACTCTGGAAGGTATTTGGCGCGCTCCGCGTAGCGGAGGACCGATTTCGCGGCGGAGCTTGAGCGCAACGGGCGCATGTGGGGCTTCGAGCTGGCTGACCGGATGGACTTCCATGTCCGGCGCCGCTACGGCCTTCCTCCGACCGATCCGCGCTTCCTCGACATGACCGTTGAGGACATCGTCCTCGACTATTGGGCTCACGCCGTCACGGACAATCCCAAGCTCCGCGACGAGCACATCAACCCTGATTTCGAGCAGGAAATGGCGGAGCTGGAAGCGATGTTGGAGGAGCAAATCGCTGCCTCCGGCGCCAAGGCTCCGGAGCCAACCGCAGACCAGATCGCCAAGGCGGAACAGCACGAAGCCCAGGTCGCCGCCGTCCACGCCGCGAACGAGGCGGACGGGGACGCCTGGGAAACCGTCGCGGATAGCCGCTGGGGAGACGCCGGCAGATAGCCGCCGGTCGTGACGCAACCCTCTCTGCGAGCGCAGAAAGGGTTGCGGCGTGGCAGGTCGGGTATCTATCGGGATCAGCGCCGATCCAAGCGGTGCGACCCAGGCGTTTTCGCAAATCCAGGCGGCCATCAAAGCGGCCGGCCTCGAAGGCAAGCGGCTCGCGGAAGTGCTGGCGTCCGCGCACCCGGCCCTCGCGCCGGTGCGCGACGACTTGCAGCGGATGCAGGCGCAGCTCGAACAGCTCCGGCGCGCCCGCGGCGATACCGGCGCTGCTACCCGGCAGATCACGCACGAGGCGGGCGGTCCGGAGCACGTCGATGTCCTCAATCTGCGTGATCGCGCGGCCCAAATCTTCGCTGACCAGCGGGACCTGCGGCGTTACGAGGCGAATGCCGGCGCGTTCCTGATTCGCGGCACGCAATGGGCGCCTCCTCCATCCCCAGGCCCAAGCCCAGCGCCGGGCCAGCCCGATCCGCAGCATCAGACGCGCACTGGCTGGCTCTACGGCCTCGATACGTGGCTCTCCCGCCGCCTGGGCATGACCGGCCGCGGCAGTGGTGGTGGCGGCGGTGGCGGTGGCGGGAGCGGAGGGGGCGAGGAGGGAGGCACCGACAAGGGGCTCCTGTCCGGCATCCTCGACATGGGCGGCGCCGGCGGACTGCTGAAGGCGACGAAGTTCGGGTTGGCGCTGGCTGGCATCTCGGCGCTGGGCGGTATGGCCGTGAAGGGGCTTGGCAACGCCCAGGACGAGGCGGTTTCCAACGATCGCCTGTCCAAGACCCTGCGCGATGCTGGGACTGATTTCGAGACGCTTCGCCGGCAGGTCCGCGATACGGCCGACGCTTTCGGGCTGACCTTCCAAGAGGCCCAGAGATACAGCCTGGAATGGGCGCGGCTCACCAACGAGACGAGCGGCAGGGCGACGCAGGCTGGCGTGAGCTGGGCAGCCGGTGTCGCGCGCTCCTACGGCCAGGACCCGGGCGAGGTGGTGCAGGGCCTGGGCCGCGCCGCCAAGCAGGGGGAGGATCCGCGGCGCTTCGCCGCCCTGGTGGGCGAGGCGGTGCGCGAGAGCGGCATGACAGGCCGCTTCGGCGAGGTCATGGACGCCCTCGTGCGCTGGACCGAGCAGAGCAACCGCCAGCTCGCCGACCGCAGCAACGTCGATCTGTTCGCGGGCATGTATTCCTCGCTCTCCTCCCTGGGCCGGCCCGGCTTGCAGGGGCAGGGAGCAGAGGACGTTCTGAACCGCATCAACGCGGTGCTGACGCAGGGTGGCGGCGCCGGCGAGGCGTCGCGGCATCTGACCTATCGGGCGCTGACCCGCGCCGGTGTCACGGACCCCTGGGAGTGGCAGCGGATCGAGGAGGGCGGCATGTTCGCCCGCATCCGCCGGCGCCGGAATGAGCGGGGCGAGCTTGAGGACGATCCCACCGCGCCGACGCTGTTCGAGGCGAAGTGGGAAGAAGCGAACCGCATGTACACAGGGCGGCCGGAGACGCCGGCGCCCAGGACGGAGACGCAGCAGCAGGCGAACCGGCGGCGCGCGGGCATCGCGCGCGACATGGGCCTGACCATCCGGCAGGTCGAGGCTTTCGAGCAGGCCGCGCCCGGCGGTGACATCGGCCGACTGTTCCCGACCATCGAGCGTGCCGGCATTTCCATGTCGGACGTGAACCCTGGCGCTCTACAGCCGCTCATCACGCTGGCCGGGGAGAACCGGGAGCAGATGGAGGCCCGCCGGCGGGGTCTCCTCGAAGATTCCACCATCGCGCTTCCACCCGAGCGGCGCGAAGCATTGCAGCGCGCGGGCACAGATGACGAGCTGCGCACCGCTCTCGCCCAGGCCATCAACGCCCGCGGGCTCGAAGCCAACGATGGCACGCGCACCGTCGAAGCGATGGCCTCGTTCAGCAACACGCTGACGGGGGCCATGACGGGGCTCGTCGCCCCCATCAACGATCTGAAGACCGTAATCAGCGCCATTGCCCGCCCGCTCACGCGCATCAGCGAGGCGCTGGGCGAGGGCTACAACCGCCCCCCGATCGAAGCGGTCCAGGGGGCCGGTCAGAAGCTGGGATCGTGGCTGCGGGAGTGGTGGAACGGCAAGGGCGAGGACAAGCCGGCGTCGCCGCCCGGCGTCACAGCTCCGGCCGCGATCGCCGGCCAGCCGGGGGCAGCGCAGCCTTCCGCCATCCCATCCTGGCAGCGCCCGGCAGGCCAGGGCGGGCAGGCGCAGCAGGTCCCGCCCGTCACGCGGCCGCGCCAGCTCCCGCCTCTCTCGGCTGACGAGCTGCGCGCCCAGGGGATCGAGGTTACGGAGGGCGCGCTGCCGGAGAGCGAGCGCGGGGAGGAGCCGATCCCGCTCGTCCCGCAGCGTCCCCGGGAGGAGGAGAAGGAGGAGCCGGAGACTCCGCAGGCGCGTGCAACGCGAGAGGACATCAGCCGCGCCTTCCAGGCTGCGCTTTCCCCGCGTGCGTCGGCTCGTCCCGCCACCGTCGCTCCTCCGGAGCCTATGGCGCCGCAGCGGCCGCGCGCCCAGGCGGAGGCGCCGGCGGAGGAGGAGCGGCCCGCCCCGGCTTCTGAGCTGCCGGGCAAGCCGGATGTTGTGCCGGTGCCGCCGGCCAGCCCCCTGCCGGAGCCGAACGAGCGCCCGCCGCACCCGCCCTTGGTCGAGCGTCCGCCTGCGCCGCCGGAGGGCGAGCCGTTGCCGGAGGGGCCGGCGGCGCTGCCGACTGTCCCGCCGCAGTCCGCGCCCGAGCCGCCCGAGCCGGCGGAGCCGCAGGCGATTCCTCCGCGCGAGCCGGCCGACCTGCCGCAGCCGCTTCCGACGCTCCCGCCGCCGGAGCGGCCGGATTGGTACGTGCCGATTCCTCCGCCAGAGCGCGCGGCAGTCCCGCCATTGCCGCCTCCGCCGCCGCCCGGGCCGGAGCCGTTGGCCACCGTGCCGCCGATGGGGCTGGTCGAGGGGCCGCCCCGCGGCGAGCCAACGGCGATCGAGCCGCGCCGGCCGGCCCCGCCGCCAAACGTCAGCGTCAACGTGACCGTGCCCCCTCCCGCGCCGGGCACGCAGGCCCCTGCATCTCTGGTCGGGGCCGTGTCGTCGCAGCCGGAGGCGCGCCGCGAAGCGGTGCCGGTGCCGCCCGTTGTCTCTCAGAACCCGGGGGAAATGAGAGGCAACGAGCCTCGCGTCTCGCCGGATCCCAGCAACGCTGGCGCGGCGCCGGCGGCGTCTCCGGCTGTCGAGGCGCCCGGTTCGGTTGACGGGCGGGGGCGGCAGGTTGACGCGCTGGGCCGTCCGGTCGGCGGGCCGGCTCCGGCCGCGGGGCAGGTCGCGCCTTCTCCCGGGCAATCGACCGCCGGTGCCCTGCCGCAGCAGCCGCCCGCGGTGGTGCCGGGCGCGCAGGCTGGAACGGGCGTCGGCCCTGTTTTTCGCCCCGGTGCTGGCGCTGGCGCCGGTGGCGCGGGTGGTGTTGGCGGCGCCGGTGGTGCTGGCGCGCCGGGTGAGAGCGGCCGCGATGGGCGCGACGCTGCCCAGGCGCCGGCCGGCCGCCCTGGCGTGCAGGCGATTCCGCCCGCGCCGCTCCCGCTGACTGTCCCGCCGGCGATGCCGGGTGCCCCTGGTGCTGGCGGCGCCGGCGGGCAGGCGATTCCGCCAGGGCCGCCGCCTCTGACTGCCCCGCCGGCGGCGCCGGGCGCCCCTGGCGCTGGTGGCGCCGGCGGTGCCGGTGGCGAAGGCACGGCAGGGCGGGACGGGCGCAATGCGGCGCCGGGGGGCGCTGGTGCTGGCGCGCGGGCAATCCCGCCCGGGCCGGTTCCTCTGGCGGCCCCACCGGCGGCGCCGGGTGTTGGTGGGACGACGCCGGCCGCGCCTGGGGCGCCCACGCGACACCCAGGAATAGTGCCGACCGCGCCGGTGGGGGCTGGCGCAGCTCCTGTTCTCGAACCGGGTGCCGGTGGTGCCGGCGGGGAGGGCGTGGCGGGCCAGAGCGGGCGCGACGCCGCCTCGGCGCTGGCCGGCGCCCCCGGCGCGCAGGCAATTCCGCCTGGGCCATCCCCGCTGACTGTCCCGCCGGCGGCATCGGGTGTTGGTGGGGCGACGCCGACCGCGCCGGCGGAGGTTGGCCGCCCTGGCGCGCAGCCGGTCCCGCCCGGTTCGCAACCCCAGCAACCCATGACTGCCCCGCCGGCGGCGCCGGGGGCCGCGCCCGTTCTCAGGCCGGGCGCCGGCGGCGCCGGCCCCCAGGTGATCGGGCCGCAACCTCTTTCTGCGCCGCCCGTGGCGCCGGAAGTCGGCCGCGGCGGTGCTGGCCCAGCCGCTGGTGCTGGTGCTGGCGGTGCCGGTGGCGCCGGCGCCCAGGGCGGCGAGGGCGGATCCGGCGCTGTCGGCCCCGCTGGCGAGCGCGGCCCCGGCGCGGTGTCCGGCTATCCGCCGGCATCTGTCCGGCCGTCGTCCGACATTATCCGCCGCGCCGATCAGGGATACGCACGTCAGCCGGGGGCGCCCGGGGCCGATGGGGGGCAGAATGCGCCCCTGCCGGCTTCTCCGGCGCCTATTCTGCCTCCCCCTGCCGGCGGCGCTGTCGCGCCGCTCCCGCGTCGGCCTTCGCGCGTGCCGCGCCAGGGCGAGGAGCCGCAGACTCCAAGCGCCGCCGGTGCGGGTGGAGCTGGTGGTGAAGGCGCGCCCGGTGATGGCGGCCGCGACGGGCGCGATGCTTCGCTTCCTGCCGCTCTGCCGTCCTCTGTCGCGCCGGGTGCGGGCTCGCAGCTCCCTGCGTTGCCTCCTGCCCAGGGGCGTGGGCAGACTGCGGCGGCGCCTCCCTCCGCTCGTGCGGTGGCTGGCGTCGCCGGCGCCGGAGCGATCGCCCCCGCGCCTGCTCCGACACCGGCGCCGACCGGTCAGCCGATCCCGCCTGACCCGCAACCTCTGACTGCCCCGCCGCCGGCGCAGCAGCGCACGCTCGGCGATCGCTTCCGCCGCCTGTTCGGCGTCACGCCGACGCATGTTGATCCGTCCTGGCGACCGATCGAGGGCGACCCGGTCCCCGCCGGATGGAGCGCCCCAGGCTGGGCGGAGCGCGACGGCAAGGCCGTGCCGGTCCCGGAGGCTGGCCGCGAAGTTATGCCGGGGACCGTCACGGCGCCTCCTCTCGATGGCGGCCATGAGGTGGCGCCCCCGGCAGAGTCCGCACCGCCCGGCGCGCCTCCTGCCGTCCCGGCAGCCGGCCAGCCCCAGGCGCCAGCCGCGGCGGCTCCACCTCTCCCCGCCACCCCGACCCGCCCGCCGGGCGCGGCCGTGCGCCGGCCGACCCAGCCGCCGCCGCTCGCGCGCGCGCCTCGCACCGCGGAGGAAGCCGCCGCCGGCGCACCGATCGCCCAGGCCGGCGAGGTCGAGGCCGCGCGCACTGCTGGCGAGCAGGCCGTCCCGCCGCCCAGCGAGGCCGCGATCGTCCGCGACCCAGGCGAACGCTATGCCCTGACCAACCCGGCCCCGCTGCCGGGCGCGCCGGTGGGAGGTTCGGCGCCGGCGGGCGGAAATCAGGCCGCGCCGGCGGGCGCCCCGGCCCCGAACCTGGGCCGCCCCAGCGCGCCCCAGCAACCGCCTGGGGCGGTGACGGGAGGCGCCGGCGCAGCGCCCGAAACTGGCGCAAATGCTGGGCCTGCCGGTGGTGATCGAGGCCCCGGCGCAGCGCCCGGCCCGGCGCAACCCGGCACGCCGGCGCGGCCGCCCGGGCTGGCTGCGCAGCCGCGCTCCGCTGGTCGAGCTGGCGCACCAGCCGCGCCCGGCGCGGCGCAGCCGGAGGGGCAGCCGGGGCCGAGCGCCCAGGTGCCGCAGCAGCCTCGCGGCGATTGGCGCCTGCCTGAGAACAGGCCGCAGGGAGGCGGCTGGATCGGGCCGTCCATCCGGCGTCAGGAACACGGGCCGGCGGCGGGCACGCCGATGGAGGGCGGCGCTGTTTCTCCGGAGCTGACGCGCCCGGGGCGTGGCGCGGGCGGGCGCGTGCCGCCGGGCGTAATGGGCGCGCAGGAGGGCGCGCCGGGTTCGCAGCCGGGGATTGGGCGCGTCGCCTTCTCTCCTGGCGCCAATGGCGGGGTGTCTCAGGCGCCGCAGCTCTCGCCCCCCGGCGCCGGCGGGGGAGCCGGCAACGGCGCGCCGATAGGGAGCCTGTCGGCCAGATTCGAGAGCGCGCGCGCCGGCGCCACGGCGATCGGCCGGGACAGCACCGGCGGGTGGAGCTATGGCACCTATCAATTTGCCAGCGCGCGAGGCTCTGTCGAGCCGTTCCTGGCAACCCTGCGGCGCGAGGCCCCCGACATTGCTGCGCGGCTCGATGCCGCCGGCGGCAGCCGGGCGGCGTTGGCAGGGACGGCTCAGTTCCGGCAGGCGTGGCAGCAGGCCGCGACCGACCCGCGCTTCGCCGGCATCGAACACGCCCACATCCAGGCCACGCACTATAACCCGCTGGCGCGCACCGCTGGCGAGCTGGGCATCGACCTACAGGGGCGCAGCGCCGCCTTGCGTGACGTGGTCTGGTCTACGGCCGTGCAGCACGGGCCTGGACGGAGCCTGAATAGCAGTCGGGGGCCAACCGGCGGCGCGAGCGTGCTGCAAGACGCAGTCCGGAGCCTGGGCGCGCGCACCCCGGAACAGGTCGCGCGTCTGACCGACGAGCAAATCTCGCAGGCCATCTACGCGCAGCGCAGGACCCGCTTCAGCAACTCCACCCCGAACGAGCGGGCGAGCGTCATGCGGCGGTTCGACCAAGAGGGGGCGTTGGCGCTCCGCCGGATCGGGGAGGAGCGGGCGGCCATCGCTGCCGCGCCGCAGGTCCCGCGGCCGGAGGCGGCGGCCGGAGCTGCGCAAGGGGGCGCCCAGGCTATGCCGCCGGGCGCCGCCATGGCTGTCCCCCCTGGCGCTCCTCGTCCCCCAGGGCCGGCAATCGTCCCGCCGGGCGCCCCCCGCCCGCCGGAATCGGCAATCGTCCTGCCGGCGGCCGCTCATGCGCCGCAGCCTGCTGCCGATCTGCCCCAGGCCCCGACCGGGATGCCGTCGCCAGAACCGGCAACCGCGGCATCTGGGGCCGTCCCATCGCCGGGTTACGGGACCGCGCTCCCGCCGGAGGAGCGCGCACGGCTGGCCGAGCAGGGCTCGCCCGGCATGGCCGGCGCCGGCGCTGGTGCGCAGCAGATCAGCGTCTCCACGAGCGCGAACATCGCCCCGCTGCGCGTGGTCCACGAAACCGACAAGGGCGAAGACCGGGGCGAGGAGTTCTTGCCCGTCACTGCATACGAAGCGCCGAAGGCGTGGGGAGCTTCAGCATAAATGGTAGTGCGCTGCGACAGTCCCGGCATAGAGATCCGGCTCATCAAGCTGGTGGGCGTCGCGAATGGCGTCGCCTATCGCTGGCAGACGGCCAATGCCGAGTTCAACATAACCTCCATGCTGGGCGACGCCGGCGTGGTGCGGACGACGAAAAGCCTGCTTGATCCGTGCGGCGGTTTCTCAATCAGCTTTGCCGACCGAGAGGATCCGGCGGGCCTCGATACGCTGTACGGGCTGATCGAGCCGATGGACATGATCGAGATCCGGATGGCGCGCGAGCCGTGGCGCTATGCCGGCGGCACGCTGCCGCTGGTCATGCGCGGCTTCGTCTCCGAGCTGCGCCGCTCCGAAACCCTGGCCGGCGAGGAGGGCAAGCCCCAGCGGGCAGTCATCATCACGGGCCAGGACATGGGCAAGCTCTGGCAGATTCATCAGCTCCTGCCTGAAACGATCTATGCATCGGAAACGTCGCCATACCTCGACACATACCGGCTGCAAGCGGCCACCGGGATCGAGGTCGCATATCTTCCTGTGTTCGACTTCATGCAGCAGCTTGTGGAAATCGTCATGAACGAGAAGGTGGAGCAGCTCTCCGCCTTCGCGAGCGCCTATGTCCCTCCCTTCCGCCTCGTCGGTCCGCGCGTGCCGGAGGGCATCGTCTCGTGCTCGCTCGTCGCGCCTTTCACGGGGCCGTTTTGGCGCCTTGCCGAGTTGGTCGCGGACAGGCCGTGGAACGAGCTGTTTGTCGAGGACACGGAGGAAGGGCCGGACTTGGTTTTCCGCCCCGCGCCGCTCAAGCACGTCTACGGCGGCGGCTTCATCATGGAGGGCGCCGAGGACCCGGGGCTGATCGCTCGCACTGAGGAAGATGTCGTCTCCTGGGATGCGAAGCGGTCTGACTATCGGGTGTCCAATTTTTATTGGGTGCCACCTGGAAGTTCGATGCTCGATACCAGCGTGCAGGCAAATGTTGCCTCGCTACAGAACGGCGACCTGCAAGATTTCGATTATCCCAACTCTGCACAGGCCCTTTTCGGACAGCGCAAGATGACTGTCGAGACGCGGCTGCTGCCGAATGACGTGACGGACACGCCAATCCGCTTC comes from the Rhodovastum atsumiense genome and includes:
- a CDS encoding phage tail sheath subtilisin-like domain-containing protein — encoded protein: MASSVFFNGILHYTPGTFSQVNDEDMSPRNPAVGNDMVIVGRADGGQPNVPIRVQSPEDAKRKVRGGELLVAARKAFGPSSATGGPRTLTLIRVGQATRSSLTLKDGSAADSIVLRSKLYGIPANTIRAKVEAGTLRGKKITVQAGNEYSVGDNLARNAFSVHYTGADAVANITVAGANVVLKSGADAGTAAVRATIAFEDFPTIQEVCDRINAVAGFSATPASGSELLRAASALDFVTAQDVKTASFTVKGDLQAVVDWLNSPASGLAIGERATGAGSPPANVAWTFLTGAADPAVTNEDWSTAIDACERLDIQHIVPLSADSAVHAMVDAHCIFMSDAGQRERRARVGGPAGTDMEEAKSLAAAIGSDRTSFCWPAHYDFDNRGNRVVLPGYMTAVLLAAMAAGVNPGTSLTNKPVRVGGLEFEARNPVDTDELIRFGICVVENAGEDGFKVVRDISTWLSDDNYNRVENSCGSAVDYVARSVRKALDVLRGQKASPSLMSRGLSITRTVLDYLAKEEPAGPGILVGDTKSPAYKNLAASINGDVTGITFQCSPVIPNNFTTVGISVTPYSGTATLT
- a CDS encoding VgrG-related protein, which translates into the protein MAGRVSIGISADPSGATQAFSQIQAAIKAAGLEGKRLAEVLASAHPALAPVRDDLQRMQAQLEQLRRARGDTGAATRQITHEAGGPEHVDVLNLRDRAAQIFADQRDLRRYEANAGAFLIRGTQWAPPPSPGPSPAPGQPDPQHQTRTGWLYGLDTWLSRRLGMTGRGSGGGGGGGGGSGGGEEGGTDKGLLSGILDMGGAGGLLKATKFGLALAGISALGGMAVKGLGNAQDEAVSNDRLSKTLRDAGTDFETLRRQVRDTADAFGLTFQEAQRYSLEWARLTNETSGRATQAGVSWAAGVARSYGQDPGEVVQGLGRAAKQGEDPRRFAALVGEAVRESGMTGRFGEVMDALVRWTEQSNRQLADRSNVDLFAGMYSSLSSLGRPGLQGQGAEDVLNRINAVLTQGGGAGEASRHLTYRALTRAGVTDPWEWQRIEEGGMFARIRRRRNERGELEDDPTAPTLFEAKWEEANRMYTGRPETPAPRTETQQQANRRRAGIARDMGLTIRQVEAFEQAAPGGDIGRLFPTIERAGISMSDVNPGALQPLITLAGENREQMEARRRGLLEDSTIALPPERREALQRAGTDDELRTALAQAINARGLEANDGTRTVEAMASFSNTLTGAMTGLVAPINDLKTVISAIARPLTRISEALGEGYNRPPIEAVQGAGQKLGSWLREWWNGKGEDKPASPPGVTAPAAIAGQPGAAQPSAIPSWQRPAGQGGQAQQVPPVTRPRQLPPLSADELRAQGIEVTEGALPESERGEEPIPLVPQRPREEEKEEPETPQARATREDISRAFQAALSPRASARPATVAPPEPMAPQRPRAQAEAPAEEERPAPASELPGKPDVVPVPPASPLPEPNERPPHPPLVERPPAPPEGEPLPEGPAALPTVPPQSAPEPPEPAEPQAIPPREPADLPQPLPTLPPPERPDWYVPIPPPERAAVPPLPPPPPPGPEPLATVPPMGLVEGPPRGEPTAIEPRRPAPPPNVSVNVTVPPPAPGTQAPASLVGAVSSQPEARREAVPVPPVVSQNPGEMRGNEPRVSPDPSNAGAAPAASPAVEAPGSVDGRGRQVDALGRPVGGPAPAAGQVAPSPGQSTAGALPQQPPAVVPGAQAGTGVGPVFRPGAGAGAGGAGGVGGAGGAGAPGESGRDGRDAAQAPAGRPGVQAIPPAPLPLTVPPAMPGAPGAGGAGGQAIPPGPPPLTAPPAAPGAPGAGGAGGAGGEGTAGRDGRNAAPGGAGAGARAIPPGPVPLAAPPAAPGVGGTTPAAPGAPTRHPGIVPTAPVGAGAAPVLEPGAGGAGGEGVAGQSGRDAASALAGAPGAQAIPPGPSPLTVPPAASGVGGATPTAPAEVGRPGAQPVPPGSQPQQPMTAPPAAPGAAPVLRPGAGGAGPQVIGPQPLSAPPVAPEVGRGGAGPAAGAGAGGAGGAGAQGGEGGSGAVGPAGERGPGAVSGYPPASVRPSSDIIRRADQGYARQPGAPGADGGQNAPLPASPAPILPPPAGGAVAPLPRRPSRVPRQGEEPQTPSAAGAGGAGGEGAPGDGGRDGRDASLPAALPSSVAPGAGSQLPALPPAQGRGQTAAAPPSARAVAGVAGAGAIAPAPAPTPAPTGQPIPPDPQPLTAPPPAQQRTLGDRFRRLFGVTPTHVDPSWRPIEGDPVPAGWSAPGWAERDGKAVPVPEAGREVMPGTVTAPPLDGGHEVAPPAESAPPGAPPAVPAAGQPQAPAAAAPPLPATPTRPPGAAVRRPTQPPPLARAPRTAEEAAAGAPIAQAGEVEAARTAGEQAVPPPSEAAIVRDPGERYALTNPAPLPGAPVGGSAPAGGNQAAPAGAPAPNLGRPSAPQQPPGAVTGGAGAAPETGANAGPAGGDRGPGAAPGPAQPGTPARPPGLAAQPRSAGRAGAPAAPGAAQPEGQPGPSAQVPQQPRGDWRLPENRPQGGGWIGPSIRRQEHGPAAGTPMEGGAVSPELTRPGRGAGGRVPPGVMGAQEGAPGSQPGIGRVAFSPGANGGVSQAPQLSPPGAGGGAGNGAPIGSLSARFESARAGATAIGRDSTGGWSYGTYQFASARGSVEPFLATLRREAPDIAARLDAAGGSRAALAGTAQFRQAWQQAATDPRFAGIEHAHIQATHYNPLARTAGELGIDLQGRSAALRDVVWSTAVQHGPGRSLNSSRGPTGGASVLQDAVRSLGARTPEQVARLTDEQISQAIYAQRRTRFSNSTPNERASVMRRFDQEGALALRRIGEERAAIAAAPQVPRPEAAAGAAQGGAQAMPPGAAMAVPPGAPRPPGPAIVPPGAPRPPESAIVLPAAAHAPQPAADLPQAPTGMPSPEPATAASGAVPSPGYGTALPPEERARLAEQGSPGMAGAGAGAQQISVSTSANIAPLRVVHETDKGEDRGEEFLPVTAYEAPKAWGASA